Genomic DNA from Cucurbita pepo subsp. pepo cultivar mu-cu-16 chromosome LG13, ASM280686v2, whole genome shotgun sequence:
TCTTCAAGGCGTGTGTCCTCCACAATTCTCCTTCAATCTTCCCAAAAATGGAGCCAAACAAGTTGAATCTAACCAATTTGGAGCAACAATCCGGGTCCGAGATCCAAACCAATGAATTCGACTACTCAAAACGCGCACAATGGCTACGCGCTGCCGTGCTTGGTGCCAACGACGGGCTCGTCTCGACCGCGTCGCTTATGATGGGAATTGGAGCTGTGAAACAAGACATCAAAGCCATGATCCTCACCGGGTTTGCGGGGTTAGTCGCCGGTGCGTGTAGCATGGCGATCGGCGAGTTTGTGTCGGTTTACTCACAATTGGACATTGAAGTAGCTCaaatgaaaagagagaagctacaaagaagaaatttagAAGGGCAAGAGCAAGACAGCAATGATGATGAGAAGCTACCAAATCCACTCCAAGCCGCCGCAGCCTCCGCCTTGGCGTTCTCCTTAGGAGCAATGGTGCCACTATTGGCAGCTTCGTTTATAAGAGAGTATAAGGTAAGGCTTGTGGTGGTTGTGGCTGCGGTGACGTTAGCGCTCGGCGTGTTCGGGTGGTTGGGTGCCATCCTTGGAAAAGCATCGCCAATCAAATCCGCCATCAGGGTGTTGGTCGGAGGTTGGTTAGCCATGACTATAACCTTTGGCTTGACGAAACTAATCGGAGTAAGTGGACTCTAGCAGCTCTAATCACGTCAAGAAATATTATATGAAAAGCTAGAATATCGTCATTTACGATTTTATACTAAAGATCAAAGAAGGTATCTGTATTATGTGtcaaatagtttttttttttttaattcatctaaaaacaaaaaaaattaaataaaNttttttttttttttttttttgtacattggaaagaaaaagaaaggtaggGGTGGCGTGTAAATTTCATTAAGTTTGttacaattacaaaataataataattaaaaagaaaggcCTTTGTTTGATGAATATCGTGTCGTggttattaataataatattattattaaataaataaatattaaattatattaattaattaattagttaataaataataataataataaattaattaataaattaataataataattaataataataataattattattattatatatggTCTAGTTAAGCATACAAACAAGTTCGTGACGATTCAATAATTatgagatatattctattttttaactaattcGGGTTTTTGACGTAGAGGTCAACGATTTAAATCatctcaaattaataaattatttgtcaaATTGGAACGAGTATGACGTGGAAGTCAACTCAATAACTTACCCTACTAAGTTATTTTTGGTCGTATATTCAACCatggtaaaattttaatcttacATAGGTATTTAATATCGGTTGAGattgcattttttatttatttaaccatttaaataaatagattctTCATGGCATTTTGagatcaataaataataattaatttccaaaaattaaaaattaatgagattcaaaattcaatatgctaaaaatttataatattacatGAGTTtgtgttatattaatataagttccaaataataatttgatgttGGAGGAGTAATTGGGTTGGGCCCAGCCCACTGCGGATCAAATTAGTGACTGAAGTAATTTGATGGGCCATGACTGAGGAAGAATAACGTGGGTTGGGCTTGGGCCTGGTTTAAACTCTTATTGAACCCATACCCAATCCGAACTGGATCGGGTCGTTAAAAAATTCTACCCGACCCTTATAATTCGGGTTGGATTAGGTTCTCGGGTTCATGGTTAATTGGTGTATATTTtgtacatttattattattattattaaaattagtatattaaattataattttgtatgaaATTGGATTAAAAAGTTGTGGGCCGAAATTGAGCGCAAGGATTTTGTCCTTCCTATGCCTAAAGCGCAGCTCCGATCATCGACGACGCTGGTCCGATTCAAAGCGGTCGCCATTTCCGGTGAAAGAAGCAAACTAATCACCCTACTTCTACGACTCTACTTACACAGGTACAAACCAGTATTTCTGGTTATTTTTGTTACCATTTTCTATCGAACGCTTTAATTTCTACTTGGAACTGAACTTCCAGTTCCAGCGACTTTCTCAAGCTGCCTTATGTTTTAATGTtctggatttttttattatttgactTCGGCATGTGGAATTCGAATCTGTTTTGCGGCAATTAGTATTTGTACTGATTTCTTAGATGATGTATTTTGATTATGTGTTTGTTCCTTTTGTActgatttcttgttttaagTGTGTCGGCTCTGGAATTGAGTTGCCGGTGTTTGTTCCTTATATTTTGTTGGACACTGATTATGGTTGATGGAGTTGTGATTATTTTTTGCAAATGTGATGGATTCTGTTTGCTTGTCATTTTGCTCACCCGACCTAAACACAACTCAACAGATTTAAGGCatatacattaaaaatttctaTGCTGGCTGATATTGACAAAACTAGGTAGTGAAGCAAAGACATCTTTGTGGGGGAAGTTTGAGAGTCAAAGTAAGAACTGATTGCACCAAAAgcacaaaatataatttctttttccggATTAGAATTTTCTGTAGTAATCCATGTAATTCTATGTCTATCATTTTATTCAAAAGAAAGACATGAAAATCTATGGGAGCTTGGTCCTTGTAGTGGAAAAGGCTATAAAATATAGAACTATTTGTAGTTGTATGATTGGGAAGAGAAATGTCTACGAGAATGTAGCACGTTAGACCGGGATATTACATTCCTTTAGGCAGTGTTTGATTCTTGGATTAGATTTGTAGAATCTAGGATTAATCTTGTTTTTGATCCATGTGTTGTGTATAATCTaggattaaaaatatatgaagttACAAGTTTGCTAATCCGGTCGACTGCATAAACTAGAGCCtataaaatttacattttacaATACAAGCTAACTTTTATAAGCACATTACCAACCATAGATTTCATAAATCTAGGTTTCTATGAtccatttcttttccaatGCAAACAAGCTTCCTAGCATATGAAAATACATCAAATAGTTCTGTTAAATAAATCTTCTTTCATATGGACGTGATACTCATATCCACTGCTTCACATAGAATTTCAGAACTTAATTAACTTGCAGGCAATCCACCTTTGGTTTGTTTGATCTAACCGTTGTTTGAATGCTCTGTTAGctgtaaatattatttgttcCTTTCAATTTCACCATTGGAATGTTTCAGTCAGCATTGCACTAAATATAGGAAATCTGTTTAATTGCTTTCGTTTACTTTTCTCGtggcactttttttttccttctttatcTGTTTCATTTAGAATCtccttattttcattttaattatcttcCAACAGGCTTGTCTCTGCTACGAGAGTCAAGATCCATGATGGCATTAGAACCATAGCATAAGGATGTTGTTTGAAGTACTGCAGAAGTCCAGGCATTGGGATCCTAGGCTTTCTTCTCCTTATTGCCTCAAATGCTTCCCAAGGAACTTTTCTCTATGGTCAATGAAGAAAGACCCAGACCTTGAATCAGCTCTATCTCGTAATCGTCGATGGATTGTCaataatcaaatcaagaatatCGTCCTTCGTTGCCCCAATCAGACGGCACCTGTaaaatttctccaaaagaAGTTTAAAACCCTCGACTGTCAAGGAAAGGCCCTTAACTGGCTGAAAAAGTACCCCATCTGCTTTGAAGTTTATCTCCACAATGATGAGTACTATTTTCGGCTGACAAAGAGGATGATGGCTTTagttgaagaggaagaaactgTCAAAGACATGCAGGAGCCTGCTTTTGTCGAGCGGTTGGCAAAGTTGCTGATGATGGCTTCGAATCAGAGactaaatgttttaaaacttggtGAATTAAGGCGGAATTTTGGGCTCCCAGATGATTACTTGATAAGAATCGTTCCCAAACATTCTGATATGTTTCGAATTGTAAATTATACtggaaaaagaaactcaaTGGAAATAGAACTGGTCTCTTGGAAACCAGAACTAGCAATTTCCAGCATAGAATCTTCAGCCTGCAAGCATGGGGTTGAGCCAACTTTCTCCTGCTCACTGCCAACGACTTGGGTACATTCGTGGGAAAAGTTTCATGAATTTAATGCCTCTCCATATATTTCACCATATGCGAACCATGCAGGGTTGGTGAAAGATACAAATGAGATGGAAAAGAGGACAGTGGGGTTGATCCATGAGATATTGTCGCTGACATTATGGAAGAAAGCATCAATTATGAAGCTTGGACATTTCAGCAGGGAATTTGGTCTGCCATTGAAGTTGAATGCGTTGCTGCTTAAGCACCCTGGCATATTCTATGTCTCAAACAAGTATCAGATTTACACTGTTCTTCTTAGAGAAGGGTATAGCGGATCAGAACTAATTGAGAAAGATCCACTAGTGGTTGTAAAAGAGAAGTTTGGAGAACTGATGCAGGAGGGACTTCATGAATATAACAGGCGACATCATTTGatgaatttagaaaagaagagaatgaaggGGATGCTTTTGGGTAGATCAGAAAAGAACAAGAGGAAAGATTCTGAACCAGATGATCTTGATGATCAAGGAAACAATCTAGGAGGTTTACTTGAGccagaggaaagaaaaagattctATCAGTCTCTCTTTGATGATGGTTCTGCATGACCTACACAGATTCGCGAGAACTTCATATagttctaaattttcatagtCGTTTGTCGTAGCCTTGCAGCGCCTTGTTTCAC
This window encodes:
- the LOC111809240 gene encoding protein ROOT PRIMORDIUM DEFECTIVE 1 codes for the protein MLFEVLQKSRHWDPRLSSPYCLKCFPRNFSLWSMKKDPDLESALSRNRRWIVNNQIKNIVLRCPNQTAPVKFLQKKFKTLDCQGKALNWLKKYPICFEVYLHNDEYYFRLTKRMMALVEEEETVKDMQEPAFVERLAKLLMMASNQRLNVLKLGELRRNFGLPDDYLIRIVPKHSDMFRIVNYTGKRNSMEIELVSWKPELAISSIESSACKHGVEPTFSCSLPTTWVHSWEKFHEFNASPYISPYANHAGLVKDTNEMEKRTVGLIHEILSLTLWKKASIMKLGHFSREFGLPLKLNALLLKHPGIFYVSNKYQIYTVLLREGYSGSELIEKDPLVVVKEKFGELMQEGLHEYNRRHHLMNLEKKRMKGMLLGRSEKNKRKDSEPDDLDDQGNNLGGLLEPEERKRFYQSLFDDGSA
- the LOC111808999 gene encoding vacuolar iron transporter homolog 4-like, which encodes MEPNKLNLTNLEQQSGSEIQTNEFDYSKRAQWLRAAVLGANDGLVSTASLMMGIGAVKQDIKAMILTGFAGLVAGACSMAIGEFVSVYSQLDIEVAQMKREKLQRRNLEGQEQDSNDDEKLPNPLQAAAASALAFSLGAMVPLLAASFIREYKVRLVVVVAAVTLALGVFGWLGAILGKASPIKSAIRVLVGGWLAMTITFGLTKLIGVSGL